From a region of the Paenibacillus antri genome:
- a CDS encoding retropepsin-like aspartic protease, which translates to MNLRMNCGLPFVSVTVTFRGQKIKLDKVLLDTGSAGTIFKADVVGATGVVPESEDEVDSIQGVGRIEYVYTKIFDTIDFDGVCVNNFQVEIGSMEYGLELDGIVGFDFIRAAGLIIDSVRMLAYSDT; encoded by the coding sequence ATGAATCTTCGTATGAATTGTGGGTTGCCATTTGTCTCGGTCACCGTCACGTTTCGCGGACAGAAAATAAAGTTGGATAAAGTATTATTGGATACAGGTTCTGCGGGAACGATCTTCAAAGCGGATGTCGTGGGGGCAACCGGGGTTGTTCCTGAATCCGAGGATGAGGTGGATTCCATACAAGGTGTTGGTAGAATCGAATACGTGTATACGAAGATCTTTGATACAATAGACTTCGATGGCGTTTGTGTTAATAACTTTCAAGTTGAAATTGGAAGTATGGAGTATGGCCTGGAACTCGATGGCATCGTTGGTTTTGACTTTATACGAGCGGCAGGTTTAATTATTGATTCGGTAAGGATGTTGGCTTATTCCGATACTTAA
- the smpB gene encoding SsrA-binding protein SmpB, whose protein sequence is MAKKNDDKLLAQNRKSSHDYFIEDTYEAGLVLTGTEIKSLRSGKANISDAFATIRNGEAFVHNMHISPFEQGNRFNPSDPTRARKLLLHKKEIAKLLGLSKQEGYTIVPLKVYLKNGFAKMLIGLGKGKKNYDKRESAAKKDAQRDIQRALKERQKVAR, encoded by the coding sequence ATGGCGAAGAAGAACGACGACAAGCTGCTAGCCCAAAACCGCAAATCGTCGCACGACTACTTCATCGAGGACACCTATGAAGCGGGGCTCGTTCTGACCGGCACGGAGATCAAGTCGCTGCGGAGCGGGAAGGCGAACATCTCGGACGCGTTCGCCACGATTCGGAACGGGGAAGCGTTCGTTCATAACATGCACATCTCGCCGTTCGAGCAGGGCAACCGGTTCAATCCGTCCGACCCGACGCGGGCGCGCAAGCTGCTCCTTCATAAGAAGGAAATCGCGAAGCTGCTCGGCTTGTCGAAGCAAGAGGGATACACGATCGTGCCGCTGAAGGTGTATCTCAAGAACGGCTTCGCCAAGATGCTGATCGGCCTGGGCAAGGGCAAGAAGAACTACGATAAGCGGGAATCGGCCGCCAAGAAGGACGCGCAGCGCGACATTCAGCGCGCGTTGAAGGAACGCCAGAAGGTGGCGCGATAG
- a CDS encoding GMC family oxidoreductase N-terminal domain-containing protein, with protein MADPDVIVIGSGGGGGVIAKELGEAGLQVLVLEAGPWYGNSQWPEPNAERGGRQSADPADLNIHLLRAQYDKREEEMNDLIAGKLRWGPADRGRAPWFRNFKQRGFAWQNSGVGGTTQSYFANSPRAIPSTIDGIWPVSYRELIPYYEKVECTLPVAFAPTTAKEELFYYGARKAGWQLNPTLDVTVPGYRPQPNAILPPNPDLMNPKYSMERLSWMEGCTLAGHCVNGCPHGPSVDKVAKRSTLVSYVPLALSTGRVAIRPNAFAVRILTETHPAEGLRAVGVRVRNTWTGETEELRAAAVVMAAGAIESPRLWLNSGLPDNPWVGRGLANHYIDWVTGMFDERELLSILGSPEIDPFVGHTSGGRLDYPGLGSVMVSGISPGLTASMSFGISEAGYAGTERRGRIVGPELQHWMEQYRRTLSLAILTDDEVDCRNGISVDPVLKDEHGPVPIVNYVPTRRSVEKREKLAAIAVDLLRRAGAKKVHRADWPAALMIHMESTMRMGFVVDDHGEAYQTKRLFIADNSVHYNGIGGANPTLTTQALATRTAERLAAKYVR; from the coding sequence ATGGCTGACCCGGATGTCATCGTGATCGGCTCGGGCGGAGGCGGGGGGGTGATCGCTAAGGAGCTCGGGGAAGCGGGACTTCAGGTGCTCGTGTTGGAGGCGGGACCCTGGTACGGAAATTCGCAATGGCCGGAGCCCAATGCGGAGCGGGGAGGCCGGCAGAGCGCGGACCCCGCGGACTTGAATATCCATCTCCTGCGGGCGCAGTACGATAAGCGAGAAGAAGAGATGAACGACCTGATTGCCGGCAAGCTGCGTTGGGGCCCTGCGGATCGAGGCCGGGCACCCTGGTTTCGGAACTTCAAGCAGCGAGGCTTCGCCTGGCAAAACTCCGGCGTAGGCGGGACCACCCAGTCCTATTTCGCCAATTCGCCCCGCGCTATCCCCTCGACGATCGACGGCATCTGGCCGGTGTCCTACCGGGAGTTGATTCCTTATTACGAAAAAGTCGAATGCACGCTCCCGGTCGCCTTCGCGCCGACGACCGCCAAAGAGGAGTTGTTCTATTACGGCGCGCGGAAAGCCGGTTGGCAACTGAACCCTACGCTGGACGTGACGGTTCCCGGGTACCGTCCGCAGCCGAACGCCATTCTTCCGCCGAATCCCGACTTGATGAATCCCAAATACTCGATGGAACGGCTGTCTTGGATGGAGGGCTGCACCCTTGCGGGGCATTGCGTCAACGGATGCCCGCACGGACCTTCGGTGGATAAGGTCGCGAAGCGCTCGACCCTAGTGAGCTATGTTCCATTGGCGTTGAGCACGGGCCGGGTCGCCATACGCCCCAATGCGTTCGCCGTAAGGATTTTGACGGAGACGCATCCGGCGGAAGGCTTGCGCGCCGTCGGCGTGCGCGTACGGAATACGTGGACGGGAGAGACGGAGGAGCTTCGGGCCGCGGCCGTGGTCATGGCCGCGGGGGCAATCGAGAGTCCAAGGCTATGGCTCAACTCGGGATTGCCTGACAACCCGTGGGTCGGCAGGGGGCTGGCGAATCATTACATAGATTGGGTCACGGGGATGTTCGACGAGAGGGAGCTGCTGTCCATTCTGGGCAGTCCGGAGATCGATCCCTTCGTCGGTCATACGTCCGGCGGCCGGTTGGATTACCCTGGGCTGGGATCCGTGATGGTGTCCGGAATCAGCCCCGGACTGACCGCATCCATGAGCTTCGGGATCAGCGAGGCCGGGTATGCGGGAACGGAGCGTCGGGGACGCATCGTAGGACCGGAGCTGCAGCATTGGATGGAGCAATACCGAAGGACGCTGAGCCTCGCGATTCTGACCGACGACGAAGTGGACTGCCGGAACGGGATTTCGGTCGACCCGGTGTTGAAGGACGAACACGGTCCCGTCCCGATCGTGAACTACGTCCCAACCCGACGCAGCGTCGAGAAGCGGGAGAAGCTGGCGGCGATCGCCGTGGACCTCCTTCGGAGAGCGGGAGCCAAGAAGGTGCACCGGGCGGATTGGCCGGCAGCCCTGATGATTCACATGGAGAGCACCATGCGAATGGGCTTCGTCGTCGACGACCATGGGGAGGCGTATCAGACGAAGCGATTGTTCATCGCCGACAACAGCGTGCATTATAACGGAATCGGCGGGGCGAATCCGACGCTTACGACGCAGGCGCTCGCCACTCGGACGGCGGAGCGGCTGGCGGCGAAATATGTTCGATAA
- a CDS encoding PH domain-containing protein, which translates to MSETKSILEWTLVSECPIPKDVTEILVPGENAVAAYKTFRDVAIFTNKRLIVRDAQGLTGKKVEIYSLPYSSINMWSTENAGGFLDFNAEVELWTRAGHIKVRLQKGVDIRKFDMLIANALLRD; encoded by the coding sequence ATGTCGGAAACGAAAAGCATATTGGAATGGACGTTGGTGTCGGAATGTCCGATCCCGAAGGACGTCACGGAAATCCTGGTGCCCGGGGAAAACGCGGTCGCGGCGTATAAGACGTTTCGCGACGTGGCGATCTTCACGAACAAGCGGCTGATCGTACGCGACGCTCAAGGCTTGACCGGCAAGAAGGTGGAGATCTATTCCTTGCCGTATTCGTCCATTAATATGTGGTCCACGGAAAACGCCGGCGGGTTCCTCGATTTTAACGCGGAGGTCGAGCTGTGGACGCGAGCGGGTCATATCAAAGTGAGGCTTCAAAAAGGGGTCGACATCCGCAAGTTCGACATGCTGATCGCTAACGCGCTGTTGCGAGACTAA
- a CDS encoding response regulator transcription factor, with protein sequence MKIVIADDHPLFRSGVRNLLGTTDDLVVVGEASSGDEALDLAAALQPDVILMDIRMPGLNGIEATRLIKERYPRVEVLVLTMFQDDQSVFTAMRAGAKGYVLKDADEPELLQSIRMVGNGGAVFSADIASRMIHYFAAPKAASKPEHPALAELSKREMEILERIAEGETNAQIAARLFISAKTVANNISTILNKLQVADRNEARRLLKESREQ encoded by the coding sequence GTGAAAATCGTCATCGCCGACGACCATCCGCTGTTTCGGAGCGGCGTTCGAAACTTGCTCGGAACGACGGACGACTTGGTGGTCGTAGGAGAAGCTTCGTCCGGGGACGAGGCATTGGATCTGGCCGCCGCGCTGCAGCCGGATGTCATCTTGATGGATATCCGGATGCCCGGCTTGAACGGAATCGAGGCGACCCGGCTCATCAAGGAGCGGTACCCGCGCGTGGAAGTGCTGGTGCTTACCATGTTCCAGGACGACCAATCCGTGTTTACGGCGATGCGCGCCGGAGCGAAGGGCTACGTGCTGAAGGATGCCGACGAGCCGGAACTGCTGCAATCGATACGAATGGTCGGGAACGGCGGGGCGGTGTTCAGCGCGGACATCGCGTCGCGGATGATTCACTATTTCGCGGCGCCCAAGGCGGCCTCCAAGCCGGAGCATCCGGCGCTCGCCGAGCTGTCCAAGCGGGAGATGGAAATCTTGGAGCGCATCGCCGAAGGGGAGACGAACGCGCAGATCGCCGCGCGTCTCTTCATCAGCGCCAAGACGGTGGCGAACAATATTTCCACGATCTTGAACAAGCTGCAAGTCGCGGATCGGAACGAAGCTAGGCGACTATTGAAGGAGTCGCGGGAGCAGTAA